TTGGAAGCGAAGCAAAGGCACCCGAAGACTTTAAGGCTAGAGTAAGAAGGTTGCTTATGGAACAATACTTGGTAAGGAGTCTTCCATTGCAAAATGCGGGTAGGGAGTCTATTGATCAAGTAGGTCGCAGCTAAAAACAGATTCTCCCCAAAATCTGGAGGGAAGGTTGGTTTGGAAAGACAAAGCTCTAGCCACATTAAGTATGTGTCTATGTTTACGTTCCACCACGCCGTTTTGTTGAGGCGTGTATGGACAAGAACATTGGTGGATAATACCAAGAGATTGAAAGAGGGATTGATAAGAATGGTTGGTAAATTCCACCCCATTATTCGACCGAATCATCTTAACATTGGACCCAAACTGTGCATgaaccattttaaaaaatacttctaGTGTATGGCACACTTGAGCTTCGTAACGAAGAAGGAAAGTCCAAGTATCCCGGCAAAAATCGTCTACAGCTgtcaagaaataattacaatcaTCAAATGTGTGAGTTTGATAGGGACCCCAAAGATCGATATGTAGTAACTCAAAGGTTTGTGTGGATTTTATTTCTGAAGAAGGAAATGGTAAGCGACTCTGTTTTGCAAGAGGACATATGTCACATAGATCAACTGTATCACTAATATTAACAACAATAGGTAAATGCTTTAGAGCAACCAAAGAGGGTGTCCCAGCCGCCTATGCCATAATGTAGTATTACAAGTAGCTGCAATGTTACAAGAAGTATCAGTGATGGAGTTTAAGGATGTTATGACAGAAGGATCAAAAGATGATTTATCCAGTACATATAGGTTGTTGCAGAGCTTCCCTATGGCTATCACTTTCTTAGTCACCTGGTCTTGTAACACACAATAAGATGAGTGAAACTTCATTTCAAGGTTTGAGTGTGAGCAGAGTTTGGAGACAGATAACAGATTATGATGGAATTGAGGAACCAAAAACACGTCTGTGAGAGAAAGATTGGAATGTAAAGTCACaatgtatttgtgtgtgaccGGTTGTGAAGTACCATCGGGAAGATACACAAACGTGGGTTAGGTGAAGGTAGACAAGACTGAAATATGTTTATGTGCACACATGTGGTTAGTTGCTCCTGTGTCGACTATCCAAAACCCGAAGTATTATCATGAATGCTAGAAAAGACACAACTCTTACCAGCAAAATTATCAAGTTGTGTGTGGCTGATTTGCATCGGATCATCAAGTGACCGTGTGTAAATCCCTTCTTCATAAGCCGTATCAGTTCTTGTAGCAAGGTGTCTTGGTTGTGTTCTTTAGATTGACTGCAGCCTTTTTCATCTGACTGTGCATTATAAGCCTCCACAGCACTTGTTTCTCTCTTCCTTTTCTCCATTAGTTCCTTATACCATTCGAGCGGTTCCATGGAGCTTAAAGCACATGTCCCTCGTGTGTTCCGGACGATCACGGTTGCTGCAGTGTAAGCTTCTTTTGTCTGTGTAGTTTCTTTGTTGCCTCGGTACGAACTCCTTCCTACCTCCTGCCCTCACCTGCATAGCCAAGTTGTCAACGTGTTCTGTCCCTTCCATGCTAACTTCCCGCTATTTCTCCACCCTTAAAATCATAGAGTACGCCTTTTTCACCATGGGGATTGATCCATGACGAGCAATTGATCACACAAGTGATCGAAGGTCTCACTTAACCCCATAAGGAATTGTATTAGTCGAGTAAAAACTGCTTGATCAACAGTTGCCTTGTAAGCTCCACAAGTGCAGCCACACATGCACTAAGGAACCGACATCAACACGTCCAATTCATCCCATATCATACGTAGCCGTGAGAAGTATTCCACCACTGACTTGTTTCCCTGCGTCAAGGACACAATCTCTTGCTGCAGCTGGTACAAGAGAGGTCCGTTGCACTCTCCATATCGCTCCTCTAAATCCAACCACAGAGTACGAGCTGATTTCGCATATATAAAACTTCCTACAATTTCTTTTGAGATGCAATTAAGTATCCAGGTCGTTACCATACTATCTACCCCTATCCATTGCTCAAAATGAGGATCTGTCACACACGGTTTTGTAGATGTACCACCTATAAATCCTAACTTCATCTTAGCTCGTAGAGCTCTTTTCACCACGTAACTCCAAGTCAGATAATTGCTCTTTGTGAGCATCGTGCTCACGAGAATCATACTTAGATGTTCTGAGCCGTGTAGTTGCAGTGTCTTCGGAATTGAATGTCTGCCATTCTCTCCTGTATCCATCTCCAATGGGGTTGAATGTCTGCTACCTCTAATCGCCTCTGTCATGTTGACTCAAGGTTGTAAAATCAAGGTTCATATCTAGAGACCTTCAAaagaaggctctgataccaagTAGTTTTTCAGAATGTGAAGTGTGTGTCGTGGCCATTCTTAGAATTGGGAGAGTTCTCTGGTTTGTTCTCATTAATTCAGAAAAGAAATTAGTTATAGAGGCTATATGTACAGAGGCTGTATAACAGAATGTAAACTAACACTAACAGGTTAACTGCTGCAAGAAGCGTAAATCTAACTAATGAGATAAAACATGCTTTacaaaccaaaacaaaacTGAACATAAAATTAGGTGACGAGGTAGCCAACACAGCTCCAGGTCAGCGCTAAGTTGGCAGTAGAGTCAGCATCATCTTCAAGCTGCATCTCTGTTCTGCTTTGCGTTTCTGCATTGCTCTGTAACCTGTAACACACACCATAACACAATAGACTATTTAGCTAACCATGCTTGCCAACAGGGCGCAGTAAGTGCTCGTGCGTGCGGAGGGAGAAATGGCACCTCATCCGTCTGGATGTTTTATTTccttgttttcattttaaagcTAATTGATTTTAGAGTTTTGTACTTTCTGGCACCGCATATGGACTTgggtattttaataataagttatGGGTAGGGGTCTTGTTGAAACCCCCACCACCGTatcaacaattttatttataaaaagaaaaagaaaaaagaaagcattGGTTGCATATCATTTACTTTTATGTCCAAAAGTAAAATGAAACGGGTTCGTGGATGGGACGTGACATATACCAAATACGAAAagtcaataaatatttatcaagtATGAATTATTACAgaggtacatatatataggctCAAAATATCAagtatgatatttttgttttttattattttttaagatagtattttagttttgtatttttttttaattattgcaatttaaaTCCTTTATTCGCTGGAGTTCATCGTCTCGctggaaaaatatatgtatatctcaCGTGACTTTTAATTcatagtttcatttttttctaccAGTTTTgtgctttaactttttagagtGTATTTTAGTCCCGCatcttcataattattttttttaatcttttttttcattgaaGTTCATCTTTTTTGTCGGTGGATGTGAACtctgttgaaaaaaaaaagtgaatttaaaaaattataaaaatataggacctaaatactatatatcctaaacaattaaaaaataaaatcgtcaaataacttaaattatgggataaaaaataaaggtaataaaaatatatatcaagcTATCATATGTTCGGAACCCTCACCTGCttgttgtataattaaataattagtcatTATGGATGACGACACCCAATTTTTCTTGTATAAATTGATCCAAACCAAAGAGAAAAACAGAGTGAGAGAAAGAGGAGTGGCGAAAATGGATTTGATAGCATCCTTCCTTCTACTCCTACTAACTCTCATTTGGGCATATTTCCATCTCCTGAACTCCAACTCCAGGAACAAGAGATCAGGCAAGCTTCCTCCGGGCCCTTACCCCTTTCCCATCATCGGAAGCATTCTCCAACTTGGCCAAAACCCCCACCAAAAGTTTACCGAACTCTCCAAAACTTATGGCCCTTTAATGTATCTCAAGCTGGGCAGCGTAGACACAATCGTTGTGTCATCGCCAGAAATCACCAAGGAAATACTACAAACGCATGATCAAGCTTTTCCCCTCAGGATGATCACAGCGGCAACCCGAGCACTTGACCACCACACGGAGTCCGTGGCCTTGCTGCCCATGGGCAGCCAGTGGAGAAAGCTGCGTAAAATATGCAAAGAACAGATGTTTTCGACCCAACCACTGTACGCCAGCCAGGGACTACGCCAAGAGAAGCTGCAGAAACTGCTCCAATACGTCCAAGAATGCTGTGTTAATGGCCGAGCTGTGGATATTGGACACGCTGCTTTTGTTACATCCCTTAACTTCATATCAAACACTCTTTTCTCACTTGATTTTGCTGATTATAACACGGGTTCGACTCAAGAACTCGAGGAAATAATCCACAGATTGATGACAGTGTTTGCCTGTCCTAATCTTGGAGATTATTTTGGGTTTCTGGGGTTGTTGGATCCGCAAGGAATCAAGCGAGAGGCGGAGTTTTGTATGGGGAAACTGCTTGCAAATTTTGATAGTATCATTGATCAAAGAGCGGAAGCTTCACGTAATTCTCAGGCAAGGAAAACTGATTTGCTGGAAGTGCTGTTGGAGATCAGCCAAGGAAATCAGGCGGAATTGACCCGCAACACCATGAAGCATTTACTGCTGGTTAGTacattctttaaattttttattgcccCAGACTATGGCAAGTGCTTGAGAAATACACTATAATCAAATAGCAGCATATGTGCAGCTTACCCTACAAAAAAGTGAACTTTTTCAATGTTATAAATGGCTAcaattaaaagattttgatAAATCGAAATTATCTAATACGACTAAAGAAATTagcatgaaaatttaaattttaattacaattaatcaatatttaacacaattagttatatttaaaatatttgtcatgatttttaattacgtataatattttaatttcacttaCAGAAAGAACGGCCAATAACTATTGCACACCACCGATAAATTTATACGCCCctagaatttttcattttgataatAGTAATTAGTCATGATAAAAGGTACTCGTACTTGTTTTACTGATAACTTTGTTTGAGATAGGATTTTAAGACAAATACATGTTTGTCGGAACCGGACGCATTAGTTATACCGATATGTTATATTATACGTTATTCCGGTGGAAATGACCTCACATGAGACTGTTTTAGATCAATCAACAATTGTTGAGGGAGATTTTCCATAATAATTTAGGAATAATGTCGTGTCCAATCACACATCTTAATTAAGAACATATTTGTCTAACAatgcaataaatatttttgttagaacGACGGAAACTTTGACCATGTTGGTTCTGTTATCCCACTTGTCCCCTAGCTAACATTATCACTAGCTAATTGAAAGCAAAGAATGATAAAAGTGATTTGGAAAATTTGGAAACAATTAGGGTTTGGCAATACTAGATAGGGTTGAATGCATTTTTCGTCACATATATCATAGGGTGTTTtcgtctttaatttttttaagacaGCATTATggttttatatctttttagtttttacgatctcaattttttttctttgctgAATTTCATCTCCAATAACAAGAAGGGTGAACTTcgaccaaaaattaaaatgctactctaataaattaaaagacaaaatt
The window above is part of the Sesamum indicum cultivar Zhongzhi No. 13 linkage group LG2, S_indicum_v1.0, whole genome shotgun sequence genome. Proteins encoded here:
- the LOC105155500 gene encoding uncharacterized protein LOC105155500 encodes the protein MTEAIRGSRHSTPLEMDTGENGRHSIPKTLQLHGSEHLSMILVSTMLTKSNYLTWSYVVKRALRAKMKLGFIGGTSTKPCVTDPHFEQWIGVDSMVTTWILNCISKEIVGSFIYAKSARTLWLDLEERYGECNGPLLYQLQQEIVSLTQGNKSVVEYFSRLRMIWDELDVLMSVP
- the LOC105155501 gene encoding ferruginol synthase-like, yielding MDLIASFLLLLLTLIWAYFHLLNSNSRNKRSGKLPPGPYPFPIIGSILQLGQNPHQKFTELSKTYGPLMYLKLGSVDTIVVSSPEITKEILQTHDQAFPLRMITAATRALDHHTESVALLPMGSQWRKLRKICKEQMFSTQPLYASQGLRQEKLQKLLQYVQECCVNGRAVDIGHAAFVTSLNFISNTLFSLDFADYNTGSTQELEEIIHRLMTVFACPNLGDYFGFLGLLDPQGIKREAEFCMGKLLANFDSIIDQRAEASRNSQARKTDLLEVLLEISQGNQAELTRNTMKHLLLDLFVAGADTTSVTVEWAMTELLRNPQVMSKLKMEVRTVVGANKQVEESDISKLPYLQAVIKESTRYHPPGPFLMRRKDGDDLEIKNYVIPKNSVILINIWAIGRDPRIWPNPDSFEPERFLNREVDFKSHDFELTPFGAGRRICPGQPLAYRMVHLTVASLIQNFDWEFEPGITPQDVDLNEKFGVSLKKAIPLKAVPTKP